The Pseudomonas baetica genome includes a region encoding these proteins:
- a CDS encoding phage GP46 family protein codes for MFISHNLHAALTRAVLISLFTWRRAADDDALDDDERYGWWGDTFPTVADDRIGSRLWLLRRVKLTRQTQMDAEFYAREALQWLLDDGHCSAIDIISERLDAQRLNLRTVLTLADGERLDINPDNSWQVIYAV; via the coding sequence ATGTTTATCAGCCATAACCTCCATGCCGCGCTGACCCGCGCCGTGCTCATCAGCCTGTTCACCTGGCGCCGCGCCGCCGATGACGACGCCCTCGACGATGACGAACGCTACGGCTGGTGGGGCGACACCTTTCCCACCGTCGCCGACGACCGCATCGGCTCGCGGCTGTGGCTGTTGCGGCGGGTCAAGCTGACCCGACAGACCCAGATGGACGCCGAGTTCTATGCCCGCGAAGCCTTGCAATGGCTGCTCGACGACGGCCACTGCAGCGCCATCGACATCATCAGCGAACGCCTCGACGCCCAGCGCCTGAACCTGCGCACGGTCCTGACCCTGGCCGACGGCGAACGTCTGGACATCAACCCCGATAACAGTTGGCAGGTGATCTATGCCGTTTGA